From Danaus plexippus chromosome 11, MEX_DaPlex, whole genome shotgun sequence, the proteins below share one genomic window:
- the LOC116765741 gene encoding GTPase Era, mitochondrial isoform X2: protein MFTLVLIPLRFKNRSPNLLRALYSSQPQQESKKDIGKVVNVAIVGAPNAGKSTLINRIVDRKICAASNKVHTTTKMVRAMCYDKDTQIVFLDTPGVVNTKEQKKYKLPESMLQACQKSLRCADVIGVVHDVSNRWTKNYLNTDVVKIVEMVKEIPSFLILNKQYLINNAKVRTLQYSPTEWSDQTPERLIEEAVRAKFLDFLANEIPYNLKIRLEYYDEIEEEDRIVCSVSVECPSERLARLISGAGGGRLQQIKSHVRNDLMEMFKKTVLIDLKLHVKSKPELENVV, encoded by the exons atgttcacaCTTGTTTTGATACCATTGCGTTTTAAAAATCGGAGCCCTAACCTATTAAGAGCCCTTTATTCTTCACAACCACAACAGGAATCGAAGAAAGATATAGGCAAAGTAGTTAATGTGGCTATCGTAGGGGCTCCCAATGCTGGAAAGAGTACACTCATAAATAGAATTGTGGACAGAAAg attTGTGCTGCTTCAAACAAAGTTCATACAACTACTAAAATGGTTAGAGCTATGTGTTATGATAAGGATActcaaattgtatttttagacACACCGGGTGTTGTAAATACCAAGGAGCAAAAGAA gTACAAACTGCCGGAATCCATGCTTCAAGCTTGTCAGAAAAGTCTCAGATGTGCTGATGTAATAGGTGTGGTCCATGATGTATCAAACCGGTGgacaaagaattatttaaatacagatGTGGTTAAAATAGTTGAAATGGTGAAAGAAATTCCTAGCTTCTTAATTCTTAACAAG caaTACTTGATCAACAATGCAAAAGTCCGGACATTACAATATTCTCCAACTGAATGGTCTGATCAGACTCCTGAGAGGTTAATAGAGGAAGCGGTTAGAGCGAAATTTCTAGATTTTCTAGCAAATGAAATACCATACAATTTGAAGATCCGTTTGGAGTATTACGATGAGATAGAGGAGGAAGACAGGATTGTATGTTCAGTATCTGTGGAATGCCCTTCGGAGAGATTGGCTAGATTGATAAGCGGTGCGGGCGGAGGGAGGCTCCAACAGATCAAGTCGCACGTCAGAAATGATCTCatggaaatgtttaaaaaaactgtcCTCATAGATCTTAAGCTGCACGTTAAAAGTAAACCGGAACTTGAGAATGTTGTATAG
- the LOC116765741 gene encoding GTPase Era, mitochondrial isoform X1 codes for MFTLVLIPLRFKNRSPNLLRALYSSQPQQESKKDIGKVVNVAIVGAPNAGKSTLINRIVDRKICAASNKVHTTTKMVRAMCYDKDTQIVFLDTPGVVNTKEQKKYKLPESMLQACQKSLRCADVIGVVHDVSNRWTKNYLNTDVVKIVEMVKEIPSFLILNKVDVLKSKAQLLTIIRNLTNGIIAGNPIPNTDKKSKIEKGYSYFSDVFLVSAMNGDGVGDIKQYLINNAKVRTLQYSPTEWSDQTPERLIEEAVRAKFLDFLANEIPYNLKIRLEYYDEIEEEDRIVCSVSVECPSERLARLISGAGGGRLQQIKSHVRNDLMEMFKKTVLIDLKLHVKSKPELENVV; via the exons atgttcacaCTTGTTTTGATACCATTGCGTTTTAAAAATCGGAGCCCTAACCTATTAAGAGCCCTTTATTCTTCACAACCACAACAGGAATCGAAGAAAGATATAGGCAAAGTAGTTAATGTGGCTATCGTAGGGGCTCCCAATGCTGGAAAGAGTACACTCATAAATAGAATTGTGGACAGAAAg attTGTGCTGCTTCAAACAAAGTTCATACAACTACTAAAATGGTTAGAGCTATGTGTTATGATAAGGATActcaaattgtatttttagacACACCGGGTGTTGTAAATACCAAGGAGCAAAAGAA gTACAAACTGCCGGAATCCATGCTTCAAGCTTGTCAGAAAAGTCTCAGATGTGCTGATGTAATAGGTGTGGTCCATGATGTATCAAACCGGTGgacaaagaattatttaaatacagatGTGGTTAAAATAGTTGAAATGGTGAAAGAAATTCCTAGCTTCTTAATTCTTAACAAG GTTGATGTTTTAAAGTCTAAAGCACAGTTATTAACAATCATTAGAAATCTTACTAATGGTATAATTGCTGGTAACCCTATAccaaatacagataaaaaaagtaaaatagaaaaaggttatagttatttttctgATGTTTTCTTGGTTTCTGCCATGAATGGTGATGGTGTTGGGGATATTAAG caaTACTTGATCAACAATGCAAAAGTCCGGACATTACAATATTCTCCAACTGAATGGTCTGATCAGACTCCTGAGAGGTTAATAGAGGAAGCGGTTAGAGCGAAATTTCTAGATTTTCTAGCAAATGAAATACCATACAATTTGAAGATCCGTTTGGAGTATTACGATGAGATAGAGGAGGAAGACAGGATTGTATGTTCAGTATCTGTGGAATGCCCTTCGGAGAGATTGGCTAGATTGATAAGCGGTGCGGGCGGAGGGAGGCTCCAACAGATCAAGTCGCACGTCAGAAATGATCTCatggaaatgtttaaaaaaactgtcCTCATAGATCTTAAGCTGCACGTTAAAAGTAAACCGGAACTTGAGAATGTTGTATAG
- the LOC116765740 gene encoding uncharacterized protein LOC116765740 isoform X1: MSEIKYKNQILAAIDHLRSRKSRPDINRICKFMLKCYKVAPKDTKADLKRCLKEKSIYKVDYKDNVSYRNAAKWRKKPSQNKKMSSIAKSERRIITSAIATLIYQDQSYLENGIAFADLVRVASNQESKYTKKQLITIINKELISGSLVKLPNGTLALGPADHDGDSSDSFKFEYNDANTKMTSSANSSCRSSPQRMRGRPKKRGGGASSNSTHSNNHNSGVRVGERRKMAKKVFDPSDNNVPSKRKRGRPVGSLNKSTIKKRLMIAGKDKEDTPLSESQQSLDGSGDEMNNDEPLSHETSGVCTVCLIQKTRGSNDRLVECRDCNNKAHLSCLQSGSGILKPRPDNTWQCPHCKTCVVCCETNDAGILTVCSICSDSYHALCHTPRIPERLKAWDQWECNNCLESRPSAAASPGIPNNIEFTGKDSSSMDPFLKPHELDRAPTKLNNEVPIDPKIPDISNWNVDDVYEYFKQHFPEAAPILKDQEFDGQALSMARRADIVRGLGLPLGPALALYRIIVKLQTRKDDWTMCWG, translated from the exons ATGTCAGagattaagtataaaaatcaaattctgGCAGCGATAGACCATTTACGATCACGAAAATCACGTCCTGACATAAATAGAATTTgcaaatttatgttaaagtgCTATAAAGTAGCACCAAAGGATACAAAAGCGGATTTAAAACGTTGTCTCAAAGAGAAAAGCATATATAAAGTCgattataaagataatgtaAGCTATAGAAACGCAGCTAAGTGGCGAAAAAAACCTTCCCAAAACAAGA AAATGAGTTCCATTGCAAAAAGTGAAAGAAGAATAATAACATCAGCGATAGcaacattaatatatcaagATCAAAGTTATTTGGAGAATGGTATTGCATTTGCTGATCTTGTAAGAGTAGCTTCAAATCAAGAATCAAAGTATACTAAGAAGCAGctgataacaataataaacaaagagCTTATATCAGGCAGTCTGGTTAAGTTACCTAATGGTACTTTAGCTCTTGGACCTGCAGATCATGACGGAGACAGTTcagatagttttaaatttgaatataatgatgcAAACACtaag ATGACATCATCAGCCAATTCATCTTGCCGATCTTCCCCGCAAAGAATGAGAGGACGACCAAAGAAAAGGGGAGGTGGAGCTTCAAGTAACAGTACACACAGTAACAATCATAATTCAGGAGTTAGAGTAGGTGAAAGACGTAAAATGgcaaaaaaagtatttgacCCATCTGATAACAATGTACCCAGCAAACGTAAGAGAGGACGTCCAGTGGGatcgttaaataaaagtacaataaaaaaaaggttaatgATCGCTGGCAAAGACAAAGAAGACACTCCACTGTCGGAAAGTCAACAGTCATTGGACGGGAGTGGGGATGAGATGAATAATGATGAACCACTGTCACATGAAACATCAGGGGTTTGTACTGTGTGCTTGATACAGAAGACGCGCGGTTCCAATGATAGATTGGTTGAGTGTAGggattgtaataataaagcaCATTTAAGTTGCTTACAATCTGGATCCGGGATCCTTAAACCCAGACCGGATAACACCTGGCAATGTCCACACTGTAAGACTTGTGTGGTTTGCTGTGAAACAAATGATGCT ggTATATTGACTGTGTGTAGTATATGCTCAGATTCTTATCATGCATTGTGTCACACGCCAAGAATACCTGAACGGCTCAAGGCTTGGGATCAATGGGAATGCAATAACTGTTTAGAATCTCGTCCGTCAGCCGCCGCATCTCCAGGAATCCCAAATAACATAGAATTTACTGGAAAAGACTCAAGTTCAATGGACCCATTTCTGAAGCCACATGAATTAGATAGGGCACCTACTAAACTAAACAATGAAGTCCCAATAGATCCAAAAATACCAGATATAAGTAATTGGAATGTGGACGATGTTTATGAGTATTTTAAACAGCATTTCCCTGAAGCTGCTCCCATTTTAAAGGATCag GAATTTGATGGACAAGCATTGAGTATGGCGAGACGAGCGGATATTGTTAGGGGTTTGGGCCTGCCTTTAGGTCCGGCATTAGCGTTGTATAGAATCATagttaaattacaaacaagaAAAGATGATTGGACAATGTGTTGGGGTTga
- the LOC116765740 gene encoding uncharacterized protein LOC116765740 isoform X2, with translation MWPYEMSSIAKSERRIITSAIATLIYQDQSYLENGIAFADLVRVASNQESKYTKKQLITIINKELISGSLVKLPNGTLALGPADHDGDSSDSFKFEYNDANTKMTSSANSSCRSSPQRMRGRPKKRGGGASSNSTHSNNHNSGVRVGERRKMAKKVFDPSDNNVPSKRKRGRPVGSLNKSTIKKRLMIAGKDKEDTPLSESQQSLDGSGDEMNNDEPLSHETSGVCTVCLIQKTRGSNDRLVECRDCNNKAHLSCLQSGSGILKPRPDNTWQCPHCKTCVVCCETNDAGILTVCSICSDSYHALCHTPRIPERLKAWDQWECNNCLESRPSAAASPGIPNNIEFTGKDSSSMDPFLKPHELDRAPTKLNNEVPIDPKIPDISNWNVDDVYEYFKQHFPEAAPILKDQEFDGQALSMARRADIVRGLGLPLGPALALYRIIVKLQTRKDDWTMCWG, from the exons ATGTGGCCTTATG AAATGAGTTCCATTGCAAAAAGTGAAAGAAGAATAATAACATCAGCGATAGcaacattaatatatcaagATCAAAGTTATTTGGAGAATGGTATTGCATTTGCTGATCTTGTAAGAGTAGCTTCAAATCAAGAATCAAAGTATACTAAGAAGCAGctgataacaataataaacaaagagCTTATATCAGGCAGTCTGGTTAAGTTACCTAATGGTACTTTAGCTCTTGGACCTGCAGATCATGACGGAGACAGTTcagatagttttaaatttgaatataatgatgcAAACACtaag ATGACATCATCAGCCAATTCATCTTGCCGATCTTCCCCGCAAAGAATGAGAGGACGACCAAAGAAAAGGGGAGGTGGAGCTTCAAGTAACAGTACACACAGTAACAATCATAATTCAGGAGTTAGAGTAGGTGAAAGACGTAAAATGgcaaaaaaagtatttgacCCATCTGATAACAATGTACCCAGCAAACGTAAGAGAGGACGTCCAGTGGGatcgttaaataaaagtacaataaaaaaaaggttaatgATCGCTGGCAAAGACAAAGAAGACACTCCACTGTCGGAAAGTCAACAGTCATTGGACGGGAGTGGGGATGAGATGAATAATGATGAACCACTGTCACATGAAACATCAGGGGTTTGTACTGTGTGCTTGATACAGAAGACGCGCGGTTCCAATGATAGATTGGTTGAGTGTAGggattgtaataataaagcaCATTTAAGTTGCTTACAATCTGGATCCGGGATCCTTAAACCCAGACCGGATAACACCTGGCAATGTCCACACTGTAAGACTTGTGTGGTTTGCTGTGAAACAAATGATGCT ggTATATTGACTGTGTGTAGTATATGCTCAGATTCTTATCATGCATTGTGTCACACGCCAAGAATACCTGAACGGCTCAAGGCTTGGGATCAATGGGAATGCAATAACTGTTTAGAATCTCGTCCGTCAGCCGCCGCATCTCCAGGAATCCCAAATAACATAGAATTTACTGGAAAAGACTCAAGTTCAATGGACCCATTTCTGAAGCCACATGAATTAGATAGGGCACCTACTAAACTAAACAATGAAGTCCCAATAGATCCAAAAATACCAGATATAAGTAATTGGAATGTGGACGATGTTTATGAGTATTTTAAACAGCATTTCCCTGAAGCTGCTCCCATTTTAAAGGATCag GAATTTGATGGACAAGCATTGAGTATGGCGAGACGAGCGGATATTGTTAGGGGTTTGGGCCTGCCTTTAGGTCCGGCATTAGCGTTGTATAGAATCATagttaaattacaaacaagaAAAGATGATTGGACAATGTGTTGGGGTTga
- the LOC116765740 gene encoding uncharacterized protein LOC116765740 isoform X3, which yields MSSIAKSERRIITSAIATLIYQDQSYLENGIAFADLVRVASNQESKYTKKQLITIINKELISGSLVKLPNGTLALGPADHDGDSSDSFKFEYNDANTKMTSSANSSCRSSPQRMRGRPKKRGGGASSNSTHSNNHNSGVRVGERRKMAKKVFDPSDNNVPSKRKRGRPVGSLNKSTIKKRLMIAGKDKEDTPLSESQQSLDGSGDEMNNDEPLSHETSGVCTVCLIQKTRGSNDRLVECRDCNNKAHLSCLQSGSGILKPRPDNTWQCPHCKTCVVCCETNDAGILTVCSICSDSYHALCHTPRIPERLKAWDQWECNNCLESRPSAAASPGIPNNIEFTGKDSSSMDPFLKPHELDRAPTKLNNEVPIDPKIPDISNWNVDDVYEYFKQHFPEAAPILKDQEFDGQALSMARRADIVRGLGLPLGPALALYRIIVKLQTRKDDWTMCWG from the exons ATGAGTTCCATTGCAAAAAGTGAAAGAAGAATAATAACATCAGCGATAGcaacattaatatatcaagATCAAAGTTATTTGGAGAATGGTATTGCATTTGCTGATCTTGTAAGAGTAGCTTCAAATCAAGAATCAAAGTATACTAAGAAGCAGctgataacaataataaacaaagagCTTATATCAGGCAGTCTGGTTAAGTTACCTAATGGTACTTTAGCTCTTGGACCTGCAGATCATGACGGAGACAGTTcagatagttttaaatttgaatataatgatgcAAACACtaag ATGACATCATCAGCCAATTCATCTTGCCGATCTTCCCCGCAAAGAATGAGAGGACGACCAAAGAAAAGGGGAGGTGGAGCTTCAAGTAACAGTACACACAGTAACAATCATAATTCAGGAGTTAGAGTAGGTGAAAGACGTAAAATGgcaaaaaaagtatttgacCCATCTGATAACAATGTACCCAGCAAACGTAAGAGAGGACGTCCAGTGGGatcgttaaataaaagtacaataaaaaaaaggttaatgATCGCTGGCAAAGACAAAGAAGACACTCCACTGTCGGAAAGTCAACAGTCATTGGACGGGAGTGGGGATGAGATGAATAATGATGAACCACTGTCACATGAAACATCAGGGGTTTGTACTGTGTGCTTGATACAGAAGACGCGCGGTTCCAATGATAGATTGGTTGAGTGTAGggattgtaataataaagcaCATTTAAGTTGCTTACAATCTGGATCCGGGATCCTTAAACCCAGACCGGATAACACCTGGCAATGTCCACACTGTAAGACTTGTGTGGTTTGCTGTGAAACAAATGATGCT ggTATATTGACTGTGTGTAGTATATGCTCAGATTCTTATCATGCATTGTGTCACACGCCAAGAATACCTGAACGGCTCAAGGCTTGGGATCAATGGGAATGCAATAACTGTTTAGAATCTCGTCCGTCAGCCGCCGCATCTCCAGGAATCCCAAATAACATAGAATTTACTGGAAAAGACTCAAGTTCAATGGACCCATTTCTGAAGCCACATGAATTAGATAGGGCACCTACTAAACTAAACAATGAAGTCCCAATAGATCCAAAAATACCAGATATAAGTAATTGGAATGTGGACGATGTTTATGAGTATTTTAAACAGCATTTCCCTGAAGCTGCTCCCATTTTAAAGGATCag GAATTTGATGGACAAGCATTGAGTATGGCGAGACGAGCGGATATTGTTAGGGGTTTGGGCCTGCCTTTAGGTCCGGCATTAGCGTTGTATAGAATCATagttaaattacaaacaagaAAAGATGATTGGACAATGTGTTGGGGTTga
- the LOC116765978 gene encoding mpv17-like protein 2 isoform X2, whose protein sequence is MLLLTKGVRILFKKYLLLTNSITSGLFMTIGDVVQQEFEYQTNVIHTRYDWDRAARMFVVGTAMGPVHHYYYHYLDKLLPEISLKTVGKKILSDQLLASPSTILCFYYGMGFLERKTFKESTEEIKQKIKLTYMGDCLFWPPVQFLNFYYLPSHYRVFYINFATMIYNVFLSYMKHYDQHK, encoded by the exons ATGTTGTTGTTGACAAA AGGTGTGCGGAttctttttaagaaatatttactattaactAATAGTATCACCTCTGGTTTATTTATGACTATTGGTGATGTTGTGCAACAAGAATTTGAGTATCAAACCAATGTAATACATACCAGATATGATTGGGACAGGgcag CAAGAATGTTTGTAGTGGGTACGGCTATGGGTCCAGTACATCACTACTATTATCACTATTTAGACAAATTACTACCTGAGATAAGCTTAAAAACTGTTGGGAAAAAGATATTGAGTGATCAGTTGCTAGCGTCGCCTTCAACAATTCTATGCTTTTATTATGGTATGGGTTTTTTAGAAAGGAAAACTTTCAAGGAATCCACTGAagaaatcaaacaaaaaattaaattaacttatatg GGGGATTGTTTGTTCTGGCCTCCTGTAcagtttttgaatttttactaCTTACCATCACACTACagggtattttatataaactttgcaacaatgatatataatgtgtttttGTCGTATATGAAACATTATGATCAGCACAAATAA
- the LOC116765978 gene encoding mpv17-like protein 2 isoform X1 yields MKSYFSRGVRILFKKYLLLTNSITSGLFMTIGDVVQQEFEYQTNVIHTRYDWDRAARMFVVGTAMGPVHHYYYHYLDKLLPEISLKTVGKKILSDQLLASPSTILCFYYGMGFLERKTFKESTEEIKQKIKLTYMGDCLFWPPVQFLNFYYLPSHYRVFYINFATMIYNVFLSYMKHYDQHK; encoded by the exons ATGAAGTCATATTTTTCCAGAGGTGTGCGGAttctttttaagaaatatttactattaactAATAGTATCACCTCTGGTTTATTTATGACTATTGGTGATGTTGTGCAACAAGAATTTGAGTATCAAACCAATGTAATACATACCAGATATGATTGGGACAGGgcag CAAGAATGTTTGTAGTGGGTACGGCTATGGGTCCAGTACATCACTACTATTATCACTATTTAGACAAATTACTACCTGAGATAAGCTTAAAAACTGTTGGGAAAAAGATATTGAGTGATCAGTTGCTAGCGTCGCCTTCAACAATTCTATGCTTTTATTATGGTATGGGTTTTTTAGAAAGGAAAACTTTCAAGGAATCCACTGAagaaatcaaacaaaaaattaaattaacttatatg GGGGATTGTTTGTTCTGGCCTCCTGTAcagtttttgaatttttactaCTTACCATCACACTACagggtattttatataaactttgcaacaatgatatataatgtgtttttGTCGTATATGAAACATTATGATCAGCACAAATAA